One part of the Aurantibacillus circumpalustris genome encodes these proteins:
- a CDS encoding bifunctional nuclease family protein, producing the protein MKKVRLEIVGLSYSQTQSGAYALVLGESSGSRRLPIIIGGFEAQAIAIELEKMSPSRPLTHDLFKSFAQTFEINVTEVLIYNLVEGIFYAKLICTDGTREVEIDARTSDAIALAVRFSCEIYTYEFILKSAGIVLDDDIEVSSLTDASSATSDVKGSTSNPDSDEYKEKSSEELKNMLQTALEEEKYEMASKIRDELNQRKKS; encoded by the coding sequence ATGAAAAAAGTTCGATTAGAAATTGTTGGATTATCATACAGTCAAACGCAGAGTGGTGCATACGCTCTGGTTTTGGGTGAAAGTTCTGGTTCCCGAAGGTTACCTATTATTATTGGTGGTTTTGAGGCGCAGGCAATAGCTATTGAACTTGAGAAAATGAGTCCTAGTCGTCCATTGACGCACGATTTATTTAAGTCTTTTGCTCAGACGTTCGAAATTAACGTTACTGAAGTACTTATTTATAATTTGGTAGAAGGGATTTTTTACGCGAAACTTATTTGTACTGATGGAACACGTGAAGTTGAAATTGATGCAAGAACCAGTGATGCGATTGCCTTAGCGGTTAGATTTAGCTGCGAAATTTATACCTACGAGTTTATTTTAAAAAGCGCTGGAATTGTGTTGGATGATGATATTGAAGTGAGTTCTTTAACAGATGCCTCTTCTGCTACTTCTGACGTAAAAGGAAGCACAAGTAATCCAGATTCAGACGAATACAAAGAAAAAAGCAGCGAAGAGTTAAAAAACATGCTGCAAACCGCTCTTGAAGAAGAAAAATACGAAATGGCTTCTAAAATCAGAGACGAGTTAAATCAAAGGAAGAAATCTTAA